From Spartinivicinus ruber, the proteins below share one genomic window:
- the xseA gene encoding exodeoxyribonuclease VII large subunit, translating into MTIPTADPYTSQTTPERQVLSVSQLNQQVRRLLEISLGQIWVEGEISNLAIPSSGHWYFTLKDANAQVRCAMFRNRNQRLGFIPEEGSQVLVRAKVSLYEGRGDYQLIAEYLEESGDGALRRAFEQLKQKLAQQGFFEEAHKRPIPELPKHIGVVTSPSGAAIHDILSVLKRRFPAIPITLFPTAVQGKEAAPQIVAAITAAERYGQCDVLIVGRGGGSLEDLWPFNEEIVAHAIYNCSIPIVSAVGHEVDFTIADFTADLRAPTPSAAAEMLSSVTQQEWLSIISNYQTLLTEKLKSTLAFHQHQLTSLQKRLRHPGHRLQEFSQRFDDLEIRLKQAMDKKLIIAKNRLQIQHNTIQQLSPAKQLLQYKQYTQLLNNRLFHSTQQALKNNQLKVQHAAKQLQMVSPLATLSRGYSITLTEDKNLAVRSYSEVKPGDQVVTLLADGEISCRVEKTTKHRVLKTN; encoded by the coding sequence ATGACCATACCAACAGCGGACCCCTATACTTCCCAAACGACTCCAGAGCGGCAAGTGCTTAGCGTTAGTCAGCTCAATCAACAGGTACGCCGACTGCTGGAAATTAGCTTAGGCCAGATTTGGGTAGAAGGTGAAATTTCCAATCTGGCGATTCCTTCCTCTGGGCATTGGTACTTCACTCTGAAAGATGCTAACGCTCAAGTCCGTTGCGCCATGTTCCGCAACCGCAACCAACGACTAGGCTTTATTCCTGAAGAAGGCAGCCAAGTTTTAGTACGAGCCAAAGTGAGTTTGTATGAAGGTCGTGGAGACTACCAGCTAATTGCAGAATACTTGGAAGAATCTGGTGATGGAGCCCTAAGACGAGCATTTGAGCAGTTAAAGCAAAAGTTGGCGCAACAGGGCTTTTTTGAGGAAGCACATAAGCGGCCTATTCCCGAACTGCCGAAACATATTGGGGTTGTCACCTCTCCTTCTGGTGCTGCCATTCATGATATTTTGTCAGTGTTGAAACGACGCTTTCCTGCTATTCCAATCACCTTGTTCCCTACTGCGGTTCAGGGTAAAGAAGCCGCACCACAAATCGTCGCTGCGATTACAGCGGCTGAACGCTACGGCCAGTGCGATGTGTTAATTGTAGGTAGAGGTGGTGGATCGCTGGAAGACCTATGGCCATTTAATGAAGAAATAGTTGCTCATGCGATTTATAACTGCTCAATCCCCATAGTCAGCGCAGTAGGGCATGAAGTAGATTTTACTATCGCTGATTTCACTGCTGACTTAAGAGCTCCCACTCCTTCAGCTGCCGCAGAAATGCTTAGCAGCGTTACCCAGCAAGAGTGGCTATCAATCATCTCAAACTACCAAACATTACTAACGGAAAAGTTAAAAAGCACCCTTGCTTTTCATCAGCACCAATTAACCAGTTTACAAAAAAGACTTCGACATCCCGGCCACCGCTTGCAAGAATTCAGTCAACGGTTTGATGATTTGGAAATTCGTTTAAAGCAGGCAATGGATAAAAAGTTAATTATTGCCAAAAATCGACTTCAAATTCAGCACAACACTATTCAGCAACTGTCACCTGCTAAACAACTATTGCAATATAAACAATATACTCAACTGCTAAATAACCGTCTATTCCATAGCACTCAGCAAGCATTAAAAAACAACCAGCTTAAAGTACAGCATGCAGCTAAGCAGTTACAGATGGTCAGCCCACTCGCCACTTTAAGCCGAGGCTACTCGATTACCTTAACTGAAGACAAAAATCTGGCTGTTCGCTCTTATAGTGAGGTAAAACCTGGTGATCAGGTGGTTACATTGTTGGCTGATGGAGAAATTAGCTGTCGTGTAGAAAAAACAACAAAGCATAGAGTTTTAAAGACTAATTAG